Genomic segment of Pseudoalteromonas ulvae UL12:
AGTGTCATGCTACAACTGCCCAGTCAGTTTTCTCCTTATCATTTGCCTTTGCTCGAAAATTTTTTGCAGCAAGTACCTGAGCAGTTGCAACTCAGTGTGGAAGTCCGGCACTTAGATTTTTTCAAAAAAGATGATAATGAAAAATACCTCAATCAATTGCTTATGCAGCATAACGTTGATCGTGTGATGATGGACACTCGCCCGCTATTTAATGAAGCCGCCACAACCGCCGCGATTATTGATGCACAGCAAAAGAAGCCCCGAGTGCCACTGCATGTCATTAGTACGGCCAACACTCCGATTATCCGCTTTGTCGGCTGCAGTGAACTGGAAAATAATCGTGCTTTTTATCGCCCTTGGTTGAGCAAAATTAAACTCTGGCTCGATGAAGGTAAGTCACCGTATGTTTTTTTTCATACCGCTGACAATCACGATTCCCCCTTACTGGCCAGACAATTTATGCGCGATCTGCAGCAATCTCACCCTGTTTTGGAGCCTTTTCCGGCCGAAAAACAAATGCAGCAAAACAGTCTTTTTTAGCGCTACTTTTGAGACTAGATTTGGTAAACTTTCATTTTAATAAGGGGCAAAATGAATGAGTGAAAAGCAGTACTTTTTAGGTTATCCACCGGCTATTCAGCAGCAAGTTAGTCAACTGATCACACAAGGAAAGCTAAAGCATTATTTGTTAAATAAGTACCCAAGCCCCCATCAGATTATTTCTGATAAAGCATTGTTTCACTATACAAATGAGCTAAAGCAGCGCTATTTAAAAAATACACCTGTGATTAATAAAGCACTGTATAAAAAACAAAAAGATCTGGTCAAAAATGCCTTAGGAACCCACACCTTCAGCAGTAAAAATCATGGCGGTAAACTCAAAAGTAGCCATGAAATAGCCATCGCAATGCAGCTAAAAAATGCACCTGAGCCGTTATTAAAAGTTTTAGTGGTGCATGAATTAGCCCACTTTAAAGAAAAAGATCATAACAAAGCATTTTATAATTTATGTGAGCATATGCTGCCTGAATATCATCAACTGGAGCTTGATTTACGTTTGTTTATCTACCAATGTGAGTTTTTTGAAGGGTTATATGAAAAGTAAGGCGCATCCTGCGCCCAAAACATCGATATTTACAGTCCTAAATCAGCCATAAAATCATCATCGAGATCTGTTGGCTCAGCCGCTTTAGCAGATTTACTTTCTTGCTGTTTTTTTGTTGCTGCAATAATGGTATCGGGATCTTCATCTTCTACGATGTCAAAATCATGCAGTTTAATGAACTCGGTTTTATCCATCGCCAGTTCAAGATAAAAAATATTTTGATTGCCTGTTGTAAACGTCACTCGCCGTGCTTGAGGACGATCCATATTGGTATCAACGGAGATTTGTACTTGTTTATTAATCGCCATCATTTTTGGCTGATTTTGAGTAATAGAGGTGTGTAATTGCGAACGTACTTTCCCAGTAAAATCACCTACAATCTGATTCATGAGCTCTCCCATAACATTAGAGACATCATCCGATAAATGGCTATGGGCGATTTCAGATTCTGGCATTCCCATATTGCGCATATAATCACCATAAATCTCCATCGCAGCTTGTGATGTAAAGTTAGTAATCACCAACCCGGTAAATCCTCCATCAAACAACACAAAACAGCCAATATCTGGGCGCATACAGGTTCGTGTTATTTTTTGCACCATTGCTGAGTAACCAATTTCATTGCCACTGGCTGATGATAAAACTTCCGTCACGGAATTACATAATGTCGATAAGATTGCTTCTGTGCTAATTACTTTATTTTTCGTCATTTTTTTCACTCTTAGAAAGACTTATCCTTAGTATAGAAGTGATAAATATTTTTGCCGAACTTAACGTCATGACAATTTAACACTGACGAATGCGATGAAAATGCGTAAAATACGCCAATTATTGATGTATAGGTACAATAGCGTGAGCAATAAAGACAACATTTATGCCACCACGCAGGCTGTAGAAGATTTTACTTTTGATGCCAAAGTGGTTGAAGTTTTCCCTGATATGATCCAGCGTTCAGTGCCAGGATACGCGACCATTGTCAGCACAATGGGTAAATTAGCCGGCCAATTTGCACAAAACAACTCAAATTTGTATGACTTAGGTTGTTCATTAGGTGCGGTCACCTTATCGATGCGCCGTAATATTGATAAAGAGAACTGCGCCATCATCGGAATTGATAATTCCGCTGCAATGGTAGAACGATGTAAACTCCATTTAAGTGGCTTTCGCTCGCAGGTCCCGGTTGATATCCGCTTAGGTGATATCACGCAATCAAATATTGAAAATGCATCGGTGGTGGCACTTAATTTTACCTTACAATTCATTCCTCTTGAAAAACGTCAAGCGTTGCTGAGCAACATATATCAAGGTTTAAAGCCCGGTGGCGTTTTACTTTTAAGTGAAAAATTCCGTGGTAATGACGAACAAGCTGATTCATTACTAATTGATTTGCACCATGATTTTAAACGAGCAAATGGCTATTCTGAATTAGAAATTAGTCAAAAACGCACCGCTATCGAAAACGTGATGCGACCAGAATCACTGGAACAACATCTCACCCGTTTGCAATCAATAGGCTTTAGCCAAACGCAAGTGTGGTATCAATGCTTTAACTTTTGCTCAATGATCGCGATTAAATAGAAGAGACAATATGAACAATTGGTTTAATCAATTTTACGGCCAAATTGCCGAAACGCAGCTGAGTGCTTGGCTAGAAACCTTGCCTGCTCAATTAGCTCATTGGCAAAAAGAAGCCGCTCACGGTGATTTACCTAAATGGCAAAAAGCACTGAAAAATTTGCCCGTATCCACCACTTCGCATATCAATATTACTTCTAAAGTCGAATTTGGTTTCGAAGATGAGCTCTCTGATGGCCAAAAAAAGCAAATGGTACATCTACTCAAAGGCTTAATGCCGTGGAGAAAAGGGCCGTTTACACTTCATGGTGTTGAAATTGATACCGAATGGCGCAGCGATTGGAAATGGGATCGATTAGTTGAGCATATCTCCCCTTTACAGGATAAAACGGTACTCGATATCGGCTGTGGTTCAGGTTACCATTTATGGCGCATGCGCGGCGCAGGGGCAAAATTTGTTGTTGGTATTGACCCTTCTGACTTGTTTTTATGTCAATTCCAAGCAATCAAGCACTATAACCCTGATCCAAATGTCCATTTACTCCCCTTAGGAGTCGAGGCCTTACCAGAATTAAAAGCCTTTGATACCGTGTTTTCTATGGGCGTATTATATCATCGTCGCTCGCCCATTGATTTCTTAGCTCAGCTTAAAGCCCAGCTCAAACCAGGAGGTGAGTTAGTCCTAGAAACATTGGTCATCGAAGGGGATGAACAAGCCGTTCTGATGCCTACTGACCGTTATGCGAAAATGCGTAATGTTTGGTATATCCCAAGCTGTGATGCACTTAAATTATGGATGGAACGCGTTGGCTTTAAAGATATCAAAGTAGTGAATAAAGATGTCACTTCACTAGACGAGCAACGTAAAACATCATGGATGCCCACTGAGTCTTTAAGTGATTTCCTTGATCCTCTCGATCCAACTAAAACCATCGAAGGGTATCCCGCGCCACTGCGTGCAATTTTTATTGCAACTGTTTAAGTAAAATAGGGTTTCTTGGTGCAGTTATAAGGTCATACGCTGGTATGACCTTTTTCGTTTTATGACACATTTATTAAAAGCCAACCCGATTGAGGGAAATTCCCCGATTACCTCCCGTTTAGTCCTAGCCGCACCCGCGAATTTCATGTAAAATGCGCCAGTTTTCTATGCAACCCACATGCAACTGTTAAGGAAATTCTGTGAGCGAACAAAAACAGTCTCTAAGTTATAAAGACGCCGGTGTCGATATCGATGCAGGCAACGCACTGGTTGAACGCATTAAAGGCGTTGTAAAAAAAACCAGACGTCCTGAAGTTATGGGCGGAATTGGTGGTTTTGGCGCGCTTTGTCAATTACCAACTGGTTATAAAGAACCCGTACTCGTAGCCGGCACTGATGGTGTTGGTACTAAACTTCGTCTTGCAATTGACCTTAAAAAGCACGATACCGTCGGTATTGATCTTGTTGCTATGTGTGTCAACGACCTCATCGTTCAAGGTGCAGAACCACTGTTTTTCCTTGATTATTATGCGACGGGCAAACTTGATGTCGATACTGCTGCAGATGTTGTGACAGGTATTGGCGCAGGTTGTGAGCTTTCAAACTGTGCATTAATCGGTGGTGAAACTGCTGAAATGCCAGGTATGTACGAAGGCGAAGACTATGACATGGCTGGTTTCTGTGTTGGTGTTGTTGAAAAATCAAAAATTATCGACGGTACAAAAGTCGCAGCGGGCGATCAAATCATTGCGTTAGCATCTAGTGGCCCTCACTCGAATGGCTACTCATTAGTGCGTAAAGTACTTGAAGTTTCAGGCGCTGATACTAATGCCGAGTTTGAAGGTAAAACGCTAGGTGAACACCTATTAACGCCAACTCGTATTTATGTTAAACCCGTCTTAGAGCTTCTAAAGCAAGTTGATGCGCACGCATTGTCACACATCACAGGTGGTGGCTTCTGGGAAAATATCCCGCGTGTACTTCCTGAATCAGCAAAAGCTGTTATCAAGGGCGATAGCTGGCAATGGCCTGCTGTTTTCAACTGGTTACAAGAAAACGGTAACATCGAAACTCACGAAATGTATCGCACATTTAACTGTGGTGTCGGTATGATCATCGTTGTTCCGGCTGCAGATGTTGAGAAGAGCTTAGACATCCTCAAAGCTGCTGGCGAAAATGCATGGCATATTGGTGAAATCCAAGATGCAGCCGCTGGCGAAGAGCAAGTTGAAATCACGAGCGCTAAATAAATGAACCGCACTCGGATTGTGGTGTTAATTTCGGGCAGTGGCTCGAATTTACAAGCCATCATCGACGCGGTTCAAGCGGGTGATATCCAAGCCGATATTTGCGCTGTGATCAGTAACAGACCCAATGTGTTGGGTCTGGAACGTGCAGAAAAAGCAGGCATCACAACCGTGACTCTTGATCATAAAGAATTTGAGTCTCGGGATGCATATGATGCCGCTTTGATGAATAAAATTGAGAGTTTTACACCAGATTTGGTTGTATTAGCTGGTTTTATGCGTATTCTAACCCCAAGCTTAGTGCAAAAATTTAAAGGAAAAATGTTGAACATTCATCCTTCTTTGTTGCCTAAGTATCAAGGTCTGAATACCCATCAAAGAGCGATTGATGCAGGTGACAGCGTTCACGGTGTAAGTGTGCATTTTGTGACAGAAGAATTAGATGGCGGTCCTGTCATAGTACAAGCCAAAGTTGATATCCTTCCAAATGATACAGCCGATACACTCGCGCAACGCGTTCATCAACAAGAGCATATTATTTATCCTTTGGTGGTCAAGTGGTTCAGTGAACAACGACTAACTATGGAAGCACATTATGCTGTTCTTGATAACAAAGAACTTCCTTCTGAAGGCGCGCAATACAATTAAAAACAATCAAAGTGCTCTTTCTCTACTGTTGAGCGCTTTGATTATTTCCCCCTCTTTTGCAACTCAATTAAGCCAATATTCTGCTGAATACGATGTATTACGTAAAGGCGAGCGTTACGGCAGTGCAACTCGCACACTTACACAACGTGATGATGGCCACTACGAAATTCGTTATAAAAGCGATATTAGCTGGATGGTTTTTTCTGATAAACGTACCGAGTCATCAGTATTCTCTTATTTAGAAGGTCAAATCACCCCTATCAATTATCGCATGCTCCGTGAAGGCACAGGCCGGGACAAAGACTATCAACTGTTTTTTGATACCGATAAAAAACAAGTGATCAGCAATCAAGAGAAGTTCCCCCTTAAAATTGAATGGGATGATCATTGGCAAGATGGGATCTCATATC
This window contains:
- the cmoA gene encoding carboxy-S-adenosyl-L-methionine synthase CmoA, translating into MSNKDNIYATTQAVEDFTFDAKVVEVFPDMIQRSVPGYATIVSTMGKLAGQFAQNNSNLYDLGCSLGAVTLSMRRNIDKENCAIIGIDNSAAMVERCKLHLSGFRSQVPVDIRLGDITQSNIENASVVALNFTLQFIPLEKRQALLSNIYQGLKPGGVLLLSEKFRGNDEQADSLLIDLHHDFKRANGYSELEISQKRTAIENVMRPESLEQHLTRLQSIGFSQTQVWYQCFNFCSMIAIK
- a CDS encoding DUF3108 domain-containing protein, which codes for MIISPSFATQLSQYSAEYDVLRKGERYGSATRTLTQRDDGHYEIRYKSDISWMVFSDKRTESSVFSYLEGQITPINYRMLREGTGRDKDYQLFFDTDKKQVISNQEKFPLKIEWDDHWQDGISYQVQMRQELKQGKEEFDYELVDKKGNVRHYKFKVLGKETITLPIGNVEAIKIERVYDNDKRQAIAWLCPEMDYLLVRMWKGEKNVEQFDVQLKSFNPKQ
- the purN gene encoding phosphoribosylglycinamide formyltransferase, which encodes MNRTRIVVLISGSGSNLQAIIDAVQAGDIQADICAVISNRPNVLGLERAEKAGITTVTLDHKEFESRDAYDAALMNKIESFTPDLVVLAGFMRILTPSLVQKFKGKMLNIHPSLLPKYQGLNTHQRAIDAGDSVHGVSVHFVTEELDGGPVIVQAKVDILPNDTADTLAQRVHQQEHIIYPLVVKWFSEQRLTMEAHYAVLDNKELPSEGAQYN
- the cmoB gene encoding tRNA 5-methoxyuridine(34)/uridine 5-oxyacetic acid(34) synthase CmoB yields the protein MNNWFNQFYGQIAETQLSAWLETLPAQLAHWQKEAAHGDLPKWQKALKNLPVSTTSHINITSKVEFGFEDELSDGQKKQMVHLLKGLMPWRKGPFTLHGVEIDTEWRSDWKWDRLVEHISPLQDKTVLDIGCGSGYHLWRMRGAGAKFVVGIDPSDLFLCQFQAIKHYNPDPNVHLLPLGVEALPELKAFDTVFSMGVLYHRRSPIDFLAQLKAQLKPGGELVLETLVIEGDEQAVLMPTDRYAKMRNVWYIPSCDALKLWMERVGFKDIKVVNKDVTSLDEQRKTSWMPTESLSDFLDPLDPTKTIEGYPAPLRAIFIATV
- the purM gene encoding phosphoribosylformylglycinamidine cyclo-ligase, producing MSEQKQSLSYKDAGVDIDAGNALVERIKGVVKKTRRPEVMGGIGGFGALCQLPTGYKEPVLVAGTDGVGTKLRLAIDLKKHDTVGIDLVAMCVNDLIVQGAEPLFFLDYYATGKLDVDTAADVVTGIGAGCELSNCALIGGETAEMPGMYEGEDYDMAGFCVGVVEKSKIIDGTKVAAGDQIIALASSGPHSNGYSLVRKVLEVSGADTNAEFEGKTLGEHLLTPTRIYVKPVLELLKQVDAHALSHITGGGFWENIPRVLPESAKAVIKGDSWQWPAVFNWLQENGNIETHEMYRTFNCGVGMIIVVPAADVEKSLDILKAAGENAWHIGEIQDAAAGEEQVEITSAK
- a CDS encoding DUF3334 family protein, which translates into the protein MTKNKVISTEAILSTLCNSVTEVLSSASGNEIGYSAMVQKITRTCMRPDIGCFVLFDGGFTGLVITNFTSQAAMEIYGDYMRNMGMPESEIAHSHLSDDVSNVMGELMNQIVGDFTGKVRSQLHTSITQNQPKMMAINKQVQISVDTNMDRPQARRVTFTTGNQNIFYLELAMDKTEFIKLHDFDIVEDEDPDTIIAATKKQQESKSAKAAEPTDLDDDFMADLGL
- a CDS encoding M48 metallopeptidase family protein; this translates as MSEKQYFLGYPPAIQQQVSQLITQGKLKHYLLNKYPSPHQIISDKALFHYTNELKQRYLKNTPVINKALYKKQKDLVKNALGTHTFSSKNHGGKLKSSHEIAIAMQLKNAPEPLLKVLVVHELAHFKEKDHNKAFYNLCEHMLPEYHQLELDLRLFIYQCEFFEGLYEK
- a CDS encoding DUF72 domain-containing protein, producing the protein MLYLGCPQWGSAHWRGRFFSADCKNADMLHQYSQIFNSVEGNTSFYADPSPETLTRWLDAVGPDFRFTFKVPKRISHESALQHIDADFAKWCHLFSPLFAQIGSVMLQLPSQFSPYHLPLLENFLQQVPEQLQLSVEVRHLDFFKKDDNEKYLNQLLMQHNVDRVMMDTRPLFNEAATTAAIIDAQQKKPRVPLHVISTANTPIIRFVGCSELENNRAFYRPWLSKIKLWLDEGKSPYVFFHTADNHDSPLLARQFMRDLQQSHPVLEPFPAEKQMQQNSLF